The DNA region AGAGAAACCGCCATTCTGGGTTAAGTACAAACAGCTTAAAGATAAACAATTGCTTTGATGGCACAAGGCTAAATACCTTAGACCAAGCATGGAAGTGCATCGATGTTAGCTTCCCAAAGTTAGGTTGCTCCATGTGAACATTGAGGCTTTGGCTCTGATCAATATAGCATCCACGATCGACCGCCATGTCAACTAAAGTTTTCTGCTTGATCTCCCAAACAGTCCTGGTGCAATAATTACATAGAAACTTTTAAATACATATGCAGTTGTAGCATCCAGTAGGAAATAACGATGTAGGAGGTTGAACTACATACTTGTAGATTGCTTTAAGATCGTCTGGGATTTCTGTTATCTTTTGGACAGAACCGTCTTCATATATTATCTGGTTTTTCAGAGCAGGAGTCCAAATGCCCATTTCAGTCAAATCATGAAGAAGATGCTTGTTAACCACAACAAACTCCCCACTGGAAGAAAAATTGAAACATCAATCATATGCACCTGTAGATCAGAATGTAAGCACTATAAGGAGTATATTTACAGACCTTAGAACCCGTCGACTGTAAATGTTAGACGTGTAGGGTTCAAAGCACTCATTGTTGCCAAGAATCTGACTAGTGGAAGCAGTGGGCATTGGAGCAACAAGAAGAGAGTTTCTTATCCCAGCTTTAGAAATAGTCTCCCTTAGAGATGGCCAGTTCCATCTGTTAGATGGCACTACATTCCACATGTCAGGTTGGAGAATGCCCTACGAAGGAAGTAGGTAAACAATAAGTGATTAGTTATTAAGGTCAATGCATAGAAATTTGAGGGTAAAATCAGACATAAAACTACACCAAGATAAAAATCGTGAAACATCAGACAGGATAGTAATTAAAAGAGGGAAAATTTGTAGAAGAAAACCTTGCTGACAGGGCTCCCTTCATATGTTTCATAAGGACCTTCTTTAGCGGCAAGTTCAGCAGAAGCTTTCAGAGCATGATAGTATATAGATTCAAAAATATCTTTATTCAACTGCTGAGCCTGCAAAAGAGATTCCATTTGTTACATACCAGCTAACTACAGAACGGAACAGGTGCCAGTGCTGAGCTGGGGAAAGGTACCTCTGGTGAATCGAATGGCATTCCCAGTAATATGAAAGTATCTGCCAAGCCTTGAACACCTATGCCAATTGGCCTGTGCCTCATATTTGATCTCTTTGCTGTCTCAACAGGATAATAATTAATATCAATTATTTTGTTGAGATTGTACGTAACAGTTGAAGTAACCTGGCAAAATCAACAATGTATCAGAACATTAATCGACATAGGGCAGAATCAAGGATATGAATTAAATAGGATCTGAGCAAACCTCAGCTAGCTTGTCGAAATCAAAATATCTATTTTTCGAATCAATGCTGCCCACAAGCTTAGATGGATGGGACTCTATAGGAACACCCTGAAACAGAAGTTTATTATATGACATGTCGGAATACAACTTTCATGATAGAATTCAGCCAAAGCACTGACAAGATATACCTTTTCCCTTACAAAACGTGGTAAAGCAATAGATGCAAGGTTGCAGACAGCAGTTTCTGTAGGGCTAGTGTACTCAATTATCTCAGTGCACAAGTTTGAAGATTTGATTGTGCCCAGATTTTGTTGGTTACTTTTCCTATTGCATGTATCCTGCAGAAAATTATTAGGCATTAAAACAAATGCTTGGAGCCTGATAATTAACAGGGgcaaaatttggaaaaataaaCACTAGTCCAGAAGCAAGTACTCCTATTTGTATAGTTGCCAAATGTACCTTGTAAAGCATATATGGTGTACCAGTTTCTATCTGTGCCTTCAAAATGTCAAACCATAGGGTCTGTGCTGGTACAACTTTCTTTGCCTTGCCCTGAAACAAGAGAACTAGGTTACTAAAGCATGTTCCTATTTCAATAAACTGCATATCCAAATACAATTTTTAGCTTACTTCTCTCTCATATTTCTTGTACAAATTCTCAAACTTATCGCCCCAGCAATCAGCCAACCCTGGAGCTTCATTAGGACAAAACAATGACCATTCTCCATTATTCTGAACTCTTTGCATGAATAGATCAGGAACCCATAGTGCAAAGAAAAGATCCCTTGCACGATGCTCCTCCTGTTAAATTGTCGTTCACAATAACAAGTCTTTAAGAATTTTTCAGGCTAGCCTTTCAGAAGATAGAAGTAATGGATTATACTATGTCAGAGACAGATAGCAGGCAAAGCATATGCACATATCCCGTGATCAGTGAGCAGACTAAAATATTACGAAGCTTAGATATCATGCACAAATACACTAGAGCAACTATGTCCATAAGATATTATCTTGAACCAAACAAAGACTTGAACAGACATCTTTAAGGTATGGCTCCAAGCACAGGCAAGGAATAAAATTTTATGTGCAGGAATCGAGATAGCAATAAGCATGCATAAAATCAGCTTCATGTTGCAGTTACTATACAAGACTATG from Phragmites australis chromosome 8, lpPhrAust1.1, whole genome shotgun sequence includes:
- the LOC133926322 gene encoding ribonucleoside-diphosphate reductase large subunit-like; its protein translation is MYVVKRDGRQETVHFDKITARLKKLSYGLSQEHCDPVLVAQKVCAGVYKGVTTSQLDELAAETAAALTASHPDYASLAARIAVSNLHKNTKKSFSETIKDMYGHFNKRSGLMAPLVAEDIYVIIMKNAARLDSEIIYDRDFDYDYFGFKTLERSYLLKLGGKVVERPQHMLMRVSVGIHKDDIESAIKTYHLMSQRWFTHASPTLFNAGTPRPQLSSCFLICMKDDSIEGIYDTLKECAVISKSAGGIGVSVHNIRATGGYIRGTNGTSNGIVPMLRVFNDTARYVDQGGGKRKGAFAVYLEPWHADIFEFLDLRKNHGKEEHRARDLFFALWVPDLFMQRVQNNGEWSLFCPNEAPGLADCWGDKFENLYKKYEREGKAKKVVPAQTLWFDILKAQIETGTPYMLYKDTCNRKSNQQNLGTIKSSNLCTEIIEYTSPTETAVCNLASIALPRFVREKGVPIESHPSKLVGSIDSKNRYFDFDKLAEVTSTVTYNLNKIIDINYYPVETAKRSNMRHRPIGIGVQGLADTFILLGMPFDSPEAQQLNKDIFESIYYHALKASAELAAKEGPYETYEGSPVSKGILQPDMWNVVPSNRWNWPSLRETISKAGIRNSLLVAPMPTASTSQILGNNECFEPYTSNIYSRRVLSGEFVVVNKHLLHDLTEMGIWTPALKNQIIYEDGSVQKITEIPDDLKAIYKTVWEIKQKTLVDMAVDRGCYIDQSQSLNVHMEQPNFGKLTSMHFHAWSKGLKTGMYYLRTRAAADAIKFTVDTALLKENGVNNTNAAPQDDMEAKMAQMVCSLNNPEECLACGS